The genomic segment CGGGTGCTCAGCCTTCACCGGCCGCTCGGGCCGCGCGCGTGGTTCGAACGCCTGGCCACCTCACCCTACTCGGCGCTGGAGATCGACCAGTACGGCCAGGGTGAAGCGGTGCAGCTGCTCGAGGAGCGCGTCGCGGCGCTGCTGGGCAAGCCCGCGGCGGTGTTTGTGCCCAAAGGCACCGTGGCCCAGATGGCCGCCCTGCGCGTTCATACCGACCGGCGCCTGACGCGCGCGGTCGCGCTGCACCCGCTCAGTCACATTGATCTGGATGAGGACGGCGCCGCCGAACGCCTGCACGACCTGACCCTGCTGCGCGTGGGAAGTCCCCAGGGGCCGTTCACCCGCGCTGATCTGACCGCCGTCCGTGAACGGCTCGGCGCGCTGGTGATCGAGCTGCCCCTGCGCCGGGCCGCCTTTCAGCTGCCGCCGTGGGCGGCGCTCGCCGATCTCCGCGCGTGGGCCGGGGCGCGGGGCGTGCCGGTGCACCTGGACGGCGCGCGCCTGTGGAGCAGCGCGCCGGGGTACGGGCGCGACCTGACCGAGATCGCGGCCCTGGCCGACTCGGTGTACGTCTCGCTGTACAAGGACGTGGGCGGCCTGGGCGGCTGCGTGCTGGCCGGGGAGCAGGACTTCATCGACGAGGCGCGCCCCTGGCTGGCGCGGCACGGCAGCGTGATGTACCGGTCCTTTCCGCTGGTGGTGTCTGCCCTCGACGGCCTGGACCGGCACCTGCCGCGCGTCGCGTCGTACGTGGCGAGGGCGCGCGCCATGGCCGCCCGGCTCGCGGAGGTGGAGGGCCTGCGCGTCCGGCCGGGTGTGCCTCACACCAGCGGGTTTCAGGTGCTGATGGACGGGGATCCGGAGCCGCTCTGGGACGCGGCGCGTGGCCTGGCCGCCGACCGGGGCGTGTGGCTCGTCAACGACGTCCGTCCCACGGCCGTGCCGGGGATCAGCGTGGCGGAGGTGCAGGTGGGTGACGCCGCGGAGGACTTCACCGACGACGAGGTGGCGCAGCTGTTCGGGGCGCTGCTCCGGGGAGCGCGTCTGACGGAAGGTCCCTGAGGGTCACCGGTGACCGCCCCGCTTAGAAGCGGCAGGGCGCCTTCGGCACGGCACGGCCGGCGCCCTCGCACCAAGGGAAAAGGCGCCGATGAGGCGCCTTGATTTCTTAAATATAGAGCGGTATTCAAGGCCTGTCAACCCTATGCTCTGGGAGGTCGTGGATTTTTGAGCATGACGGGTGTGAAATGCAGCATGAACGGTCTGGAGTGTCCGCAGTGCGGCGCCGTCCGCATCGTCAAAAACGGCCATGCCCACAGCGGCAAGCTACGCCACTTGTGTCGGGCGTGTAGCTCCCAGTTCACGCTCAACCCGACCTGGCACCGCATTTCGAGTGAGCAGGTCGCCCTGGTCGACCGGTTACTCACCGAACGGATCTCCCATAAGGGCATCTGCCGGGTGACAGGGGTCAGGCGCTCCTGGTTCCGCCTGCACCTCAAAGCACTTGCCCGCGTCGTGCCACACGAATTGGACAGCTCGGACTCCGTGACAAAAAAAGCCTGAGCATTCCAGCACCCTCCGGAAGGGTGCTGGAATGCGATGAGGTATGCACGTTCGTGAGCAACCATCAACGCCCGCTGTGGATCTGGCTGGCCATGGACCGGCACACCCGACGGATCGTCGGGTGCTTCCTGGGGCCACGTGACACGTTGGGTGCGTATGGGCTGTGGCACAGTCTGGAAACACCGTACCTGGACGCGGTGTGTGACACGGACCGCCTCGCGGCCGATAAGAGCGTGGTCTTCGGTGGACTCCACCGCATCGGCGGCACTCAACCCATCGAGCGCTTGAACGCCACCTTGCGCGCCCGGGTGGCCCATCTGGTGGGCCGTTCGCTGTCGTTTTGCCGGCGTCAGTCTCACCTGGAAACCGTCGTCTGGCTCTTTATCCACCAGTACAACGCGTCATTCCCTTGAATCCATGATCCCAAGGAAGGACAGCGAGCCAGTCGGTCACCGAAGACTGATGTGACCCCTGTAGATGTAGTAAATGTCGCTTGGGTCAGCCACAATGTCCTTGAGGTCGAGGCGCCCGGTGGCCCCCGCGAACCCCCCGGTGCCGCTGCCTGCCACCAAGGGGTGCTGGCACCGTCCACGGACTTCCGTGCC from the Deinococcus taeanensis genome contains:
- a CDS encoding IS1 family transposase codes for the protein MLECDEVCTFVSNHQRPLWIWLAMDRHTRRIVGCFLGPRDTLGAYGLWHSLETPYLDAVCDTDRLAADKSVVFGGLHRIGGTQPIERLNATLRARVAHLVGRSLSFCRRQSHLETVVWLFIHQYNASFP
- a CDS encoding threonine aldolase family protein — its product is MPATPASNAELRAACTRVLSLHRPLGPRAWFERLATSPYSALEIDQYGQGEAVQLLEERVAALLGKPAAVFVPKGTVAQMAALRVHTDRRLTRAVALHPLSHIDLDEDGAAERLHDLTLLRVGSPQGPFTRADLTAVRERLGALVIELPLRRAAFQLPPWAALADLRAWAGARGVPVHLDGARLWSSAPGYGRDLTEIAALADSVYVSLYKDVGGLGGCVLAGEQDFIDEARPWLARHGSVMYRSFPLVVSALDGLDRHLPRVASYVARARAMAARLAEVEGLRVRPGVPHTSGFQVLMDGDPEPLWDAARGLAADRGVWLVNDVRPTAVPGISVAEVQVGDAAEDFTDDEVAQLFGALLRGARLTEGP
- a CDS encoding IS1/IS1595 family N-terminal zinc-binding domain-containing protein, whose protein sequence is MTGVKCSMNGLECPQCGAVRIVKNGHAHSGKLRHLCRACSSQFTLNPTWHRISSEQVALVDRLLTERISHKGICRVTGVRRSWFRLHLKALARVVPHELDSSDSVTKKA